The Oncorhynchus clarkii lewisi isolate Uvic-CL-2024 unplaced genomic scaffold, UVic_Ocla_1.0 unplaced_contig_10959_pilon_pilon, whole genome shotgun sequence genome contains a region encoding:
- the LOC139404857 gene encoding acidic leucine-rich nuclear phosphoprotein 32 family member E-like: MEMEKRISLELRNKTPAEVAELVVDNCRSSDGEVEGLSDDYKELEFLSMVNVGLTSLAKLPSLPKLLKLEISDNMIVGGLDQLSEKCPNLTYLNLSGNKIKELSTVKPLKNLKNLKSLDLYSCEITTLEDYRESVFELLPQVTFLDGYDHEDNEVPDSEADDDDNEGLDSEADDDDEHTAGPTRDGDDDDEDDEGSEGEEVGLSYLMKDGIQDEEDDDDYVEEEEEEDGVGVQGEKRKRDAEDEGDDSDGDDD; encoded by the exons atggagatggagaagaggatCAGTTTGGAGTTGAGGAACAAGACCCCAGCCGAG GTGGCTGAGCTGGTGGTGGACAACTGTCGGTCCAGTGATGGAGAGGTGGAAGGGCTGTCAGATGACTACAAGGAGCTGGAGTTCCTCAGCATGGTCAACGTGGGGCTCACCTCCCTGGCTAAGCTGCCCTCCCTGCCAAAACTGCTCAAG CTGGAGATCAGTGATAACATGATCGTTGGAGGTCTGGACCAGCTGTCTGAGAAGTGTCCCAACCTGACGTATCTCAACCTGAGCGGCAACAAGATCAAGGAGCTCAGCACTGTGAAGCCTCTG AAAAACCTGAAGAACCTGAAGAGTCTGGACCTGTACAGCTGTGAGATCACCACTCTGGAGGACTACAGGGAGAGCGTCTTTGAGCTGCTGCCCCAGGTCACCTTCCTGGACGGCTATGACCACGAAGACAACGAGGTGCCAGACTCCGAGGCTGACGATG ATGACAACGAGGGGCTAGACTCAGAGGCTGATGATG ATGACGAGCACACAGCTGGCCCCACCAGAGATGGGGATgacgatgatgaggatgatgagggTTCCGAAGGCGAAGAGGTGGGACTGTCCTACCTGATGAAGGATGGCATTCAG GATGAGGAAGATGATGATGACTAtgttgaagaggaggaggaagaggatggagtaggagtccagggagagaaaaggaagaggGATGCAGAGGACGAGGGAGATGACAGCGATGGAGATGACGACTAG